The Myxococcaceae bacterium genome includes a region encoding these proteins:
- the infC gene encoding translation initiation factor IF-3, with protein sequence MEPRVNRRIRVPEIRVIMEDGEQLGVLPTQEALRKAESMGMDLVEVSPMAKPPVCKIMDYGKFKYQQKRKANEAKKKQQVIELKEVKLRPKTDVHDFETKINRLKTFLGDGNKGKVTVMFRGREIVHPQIGFELMKRVVEALQEDAIVESPAKMEGRQMVMIVGPQKKK encoded by the coding sequence ATGGAACCCCGAGTCAATCGTCGCATTCGCGTTCCTGAAATTCGCGTCATTATGGAAGACGGTGAGCAACTGGGTGTTTTGCCAACCCAGGAAGCTTTGCGAAAAGCGGAATCGATGGGAATGGACTTGGTCGAAGTTTCTCCGATGGCAAAGCCACCGGTTTGTAAAATCATGGATTATGGGAAATTTAAGTACCAACAAAAGCGCAAAGCCAACGAAGCTAAAAAGAAGCAGCAGGTTATTGAGCTCAAAGAAGTGAAACTTCGACCTAAAACCGATGTTCACGATTTTGAAACAAAAATAAATCGCCTAAAAACATTTCTAGGCGATGGCAACAAAGGCAAAGTGACGGTGATGTTTCGAGGCCGGGAAATTGTGCACCCACAAATTGGTTTTGAGCTGATGAAACGAGTCGTTGAAGCCCTTCAAGAAGACGCTATTGTTGAATCTCCAGCGAAAATGGAAGGTCGACAGAT